The following are from one region of the Fusarium verticillioides 7600 chromosome 1, whole genome shotgun sequence genome:
- a CDS encoding NAD(P)H:quinone oxidoreductase, type IV, whose translation MYSTYGHIRQLAEAEKAGIESAGGTADIFQLPETLSNDALAKMHAPPKANDPILSDPAILESYDGFLLGIPTRFGTFPAQWKAFWDNTGKQWSSGAYAGKMAGLFISTGSQGGGQEVTAQSAMSTLIHHGIIYVPLGYAKTFGQLTNLNEIHGGSPWGAGTLAGADGSRQPSSLKLEIARIQGETFYSFVNKASKSQSTTQQAPPGTSTLTTEKARQRANSIEELDDIAGGACGLPTKCVVQ comes from the exons ATG TACTCAACCTATGGCCATATCCGACAGCTTGCCGAGGCTGAAAAAGCTGGCATTGAAAGCGCCGGTGGCACTGCGGATATTTTCCAACTTCCCGAAACTCTCTCCAACGATGCTCTCGCAAAGATGCATGCGCCTCCCAAGGCCAATGACCCGATCCTAAGCGATCCCGCGATCCTCGAGTCATATGATGGTTTCTTGCTCGGAATTCCTACACGCTTTGGCACTTTCCCAGCCCAATGGAAGGCCTTTTGGGATAATACAGGCAAGCAATGGTCCAGTGGTGCTTACGCTGGAAAGATGGCTGGTCTTTTTATATCTACTGGCTCGCAAGGTGGCGGTCAGGAGGTCACAGCACAGAGTGCCATGTCCACCCTTATACATCATGGCATCATCTACGTGCCTTTAGGCTATGCGAAGACGTTCGGCCAACTTACAAACTTGAACGAAATCCACGGTGGCAGCCCATGGGGTGCTGGCACCTTGGCCGGCGCTGATGGCTCGCGTcagccttcatctttgaagcttgagatcgcACGCATTCAGGGAGAGACCTTCTACTCATTCGTCAACAAGGCTAGCAAATCACAGAGCACCACTCAACAAGCACCGCCAGGGACTTCTACTCTCACAACGGAGAAGGCGAGGCAAAGGGCCAACAGcattgaggagcttgatgatattgctggaggagcttgCGGGCTTCCTACTAAATGTGTTGTTCAATAG